The nucleotide window ATAGTGCTGGAATGAAGCTGAGGAGCACTGTACTACACAAATGAACAGTGAGGTATAGATGGCTTTTTTGTCAACCTAAAACTTATGCAAATAATGCATATATGTGAAAAGAACTCCCTTAGTGAAATAATTAGGATCTTGTGAGCTAAGTTGtgtgaatacatttttgttcCAACTCAGTATACCTTTACCTGGAGCttaacctgaaaaaaataaaatggcaacgCCAACAGACACCAAGTTGCTGTTTCATTGTAGGGAAAAGGAAAAgcttaaacaaaatacaacctttgtgtttacagatttctacattttagtgaaacttcAGTGTAAGCTGCATTTAAAGAATCAAGTTGCTTGTATCTTATAAAtctgagctaatatttgacaCTGCAGTAGAAAAATATATGCATTTCTTATGAAATGTAAAATGCAGTttgctaaaggaaaaaaaaagattaacaaatcgtctttatatgtttttgctacttttgcttcagtcagtagttttattttattctagaAAATTACTTTTGAACCACCATATCTAATGAGGATTATAACAATTGGTGTTGAAAatgtcatcttaaaaaaaaagtgaaagaacattttaacttggtaaaaaaattatttcaaaacaattgTAACTTTCTTGATACCATTTACAATTTTTCCTCAGGCCTTGCCCTTTTCAGAAcacaattaaagtttaaagatgaCAGGATGAGAaagttaggatttttttttccaccaaaaaTCCTGTTTGCATGTGGATAAAAggtgcaaacgcagcagaaaaagTAAATTTTGAAAAACTTATATGTAAGCGTGGATGAAGCCTTAGGCATCCACAATATCCTGGTTGAATTTACGATGTAAAACTACGCCTTTAAGATTGTTTTTGAtaattatataatatatatgtatatgtgtgtgtgtgtgtgtgtgtgtgtgtgtgtgtgtgtgtgtgtgtgtgtgtgtgtgtgtgtgtgtgtgtgtgtgtttgtctgtagcctTGGCAATAGATCTCCTAAACCACTGGAAGCTTAAAGAAATTAACCCTTGCATGAACATTTACAGCATATTCATTTTTGTTACTaacttcattcaagatggccgccacagctaaggaACCCTAGgaaacaccaaataaaaatggctaaaactcagtcgattttacagatatggaggtggaatttggtgtggcagtagctgagagtcatccccaacacgtgcTCCGAGCGCTAACTGATGGTGTGGGATCTGCTTTTATAACTTCGCCTTTAAGTACTGGAGTCAgcggtttgtctgttagcaaaatatctcacaaaccactggctGGATTGTAATGAACCTCTCAGGAAGTCAGTCTTTGTATGCACATCTAAagctcattaacatttggagtcgaaccagttcaagatggctgccacagctaatcgacctcacATAAAATAGCTATAAATCAGCCTTTTCTGCAGCTACTGAGCAAAaattcgatgtggtagtagctgagagtcatacttaAGACACAGTCTGGCACTCTCTCACTTCTGGTTAAATTGTTTACCCAAATATAACTCAGTCCCTgctcatcacaagatgatcttagcttaaaacaGTGGTGCGTGGTGGGCGATAGGCATTCATCTCATGGAAACAGAATCAATAATCTAAACGTTACTCGTGTTCATCCTGCTGCAACTTTACTATCTGACACGGAAACACCTTAAAAAGCATgtctaatgtgtgtgtgtgtgtgtgtgtgtgttgtgttcaaACTTTGTTGCGCTGAATGCGGGGGGAAATAACCTGAGAGAGCGGCTCAGGTTGTCTTGTTGGCTGAGCGCGGAGAGTGACACACCTGCCCGCgctaagccccgcccctccgcTCGCTTAAATAAATACCCCCCCAGAGACAGGAAGATCTGTCAATTCCTCCCGATCCGCGAGCACCACCGCGAAACTCACGCGCTTCACCACTCAGCCAGTGACCGGGAGGcttggaaaagaagaagagaggggaacaaaaaaaagaaagaaaacggaAAAAGTCCACACCGACGCGTTTCGCAACTAAAAAGTGAGGGAGCAGCCGGAACCAGGGCGTCTCACCTCGGGCCCCCCTCCCCACGCGCTCCTGCTGAGATCCATGGAAGTGGCTGGCTTGTACGAGGAGGGCAGCTTCGCGATCCACGGCAGAGACGGCTTTCTGGGTCCCTCGTACTGGAGGCTGGGCGACTCGATGACGGAGCTGGGCCTGGAGGAGCGGGAGAGAGCCATAGACTTCAGCGTGTACCTGGACCCGTCCGCCCTGCACTgtccccagcagcagcagcagcagccgccgccgccgccggggGACGCCTTCTCCGACTTCCTCGGGGACAACAAGCTCAAAAGAGCCGCCGCTTTCCAGACCTACAAGAACTACTCGCTGCTCACCGAGCTGGAGGCGGGTCACTGCGACCACCCGAGGGAGCCCCGCGGGGAGCCGTACGCGCTGGGTTACCCCGAGCTGCAGGAGACCCGGGTGGACAGCGTCCTCGGCCCCGAGCTCGCGGCGCACCGCTACAGACcgtccgccgccgccgccgtctcCGCCGAGAGGGACGACAGCCAGGAGGACGCGAAGATGGAGAACGGCTCGTCCGGGTACGAGATGAGGTACCTGCATTACCAGTCCACGAGCGGGAGCCTGGGGAACATCTCCACCGCGTCGTCGACCTGCTCCAGCCCGCCCGGCACACCTGCCCCGTCAGGTAAGGGCAGGTCGCCGTCGCACGGCGGCAAAGCGCCCGGCGGCAAGGCGAAGAAGCGCCTGGACAAGGACAGTGACGAGTACAGGCAACGGAGGGAGAGGAACAACCTGGCCGTGAGGAAGAGCAGGGACAAAGCCAAACTACGCAACTTGGAGACGCAGCACAAGGTGCTGGAGCTGGCCGCGGAGAACGACCGTTTACAGAAGCGCGTGGAGCAGCTGTCCAGAGAGCTGGCCACCCTGCGCAACCTGCTCTCTGCCACCGGACAGTGTTAGTCTCCtgcccccctccaccctccaaaCCNNNNNtgtgtgtgtgtgtgtgtgtgtgtgtgtgtgtgtgtgtgtgtgtgtgtgtgtgtgtgtgtgtgtgtgtgtggttttgtaaataaaatctcttCAAGAGAGAGCtaactgttaaaaacaacaaccctcaCTACTTTACTCTACTACAAGGCACAAATACTTATATTTGTCATAACAGTGTGTTGcctaatatttatattatttctttttccaattAGCATAGTGATTTAAATTCAAagacatatttttttcattaatgtcattataatgcattttttctggttttgagAATATCCCAAAACctagtttttacacaatttggCATAACAGTGACTTTGAAATGTGTGACTCCATTAATTTTATGGAAAGAACAGCTATTTGTGTTACCTTGTGCGCATGCTTGTCTCTCAGCCAACTGTGAGGAAGCCTGTTAAGTAAACATAAATGTCTAATGCTCCCTGGAGTTCGCTTTTGGCCTGCAGAGTGTAGTTTTTCACTGTGATTGGATATCGACAGAGGCATCATGCTTTGGGCTAGAagtacacgcacacacaaataaacacacacacacacactgacaatgCATCATAGATGTAAGATTATTCAAGGATCATCAAGCAAGATTAGACTTAAGTAGATTGCATTTAACAGATGTTTTAAGCATtctgaaaaacattcaaatagcCATCTTCATCCATTCAGTCCtcaatattgttctttttttctgttttgttcgtatgtccttttttgtctctttccatTATCTCCTCCCTCCCTCATTCATTCATCATTTTGGAGGCTTTCAGAACAGGTGGTTGTCCATATGCAACAGTTTTCATGttaaagcaccttttgttgCCTGCTGCTAAAAGTTGTTTCCCTGTAGGTGCCACAAGGAAAACCATCCAGCAGCTGGTGTTTCCTGgtgcttcttctgtttcttctcattttcgaattctttttctttctcctcatcgtttaattttaaacagtgGTTTTGCCTGCTACGAAAGCTTATAGAAAAGCCCCACtctgcaaacacacaggcagaaaccAACTCACACAGACCataactttaaacttttatcaCAGCAACCGGCAACATCATCAGCCATTGTCCTCTGTACTTTGTCTGTTGGTCTAATGTCTGTATAATTGTCATTGTTCTCTATTACAACTTGACATCAGGTCAAATATGTGTTGAGCTGTAAATAAATCTGCTACTTGACGAGGTTGTGTAACTTATTCTGAGACACTGTGAAATTAATTTTGCTTCCCTTCAGTTCTCTACTCCAAATGCTTGGTTTTAAACTAGAGATACGTTACAAAACATTAGAACCTTCTACATTCATAAAAAATATCCATGTTGATGTAAGATTTCTGTAATAGAGTGAAGAAACTGTGTGCTTTGTGTGTAAATCTAAAACCCTTTTCAGATGTGAGGTACGCAGCAATAATATCTTTGTCAGTCTCTTAAAGCAATGACAATCAGTCAAGCAGACATTAGTTACTTTTCTGTTTACATTCTTCAGTGTTTATTCATTGCCATTGAAAGTGACAAACAGGTGCAATATTCTCCTTCAGAGATTAGACAGTAAATCAAGTAAGATCAGGTCTCTTGCTACAATGTGTCGCAATAAATAGTATACTGAAAAGCGTGCAGTTGCTTTGTAAACCACTGAAATATCTTTTGGTATCATTATCAGCTCaacaaatacattatttttatcTCACCAGCTACATCATAAAATTCACAAATACTTTAGAAGTACAGCTTTCTCTTAACATGTCATTTTGCTGTAAAAGTTCATGTAAAGCTAACCAGTGTGCTGCATTgtataaaaaaactgatgaggACAATTGTAAAAATCAAGAAATTGTCAAAAAGATAGCAGAAGCTTTAGTTACagttcaaactgttttaaattaatgttggGTGTTCGTTTGGCTCTGGTACTGTAggtaaaaataagataattagATTATACAGCTAAtcattttaagtaaaattatGGAGGAGAAAcgtttggacacccagatattGATGCAATCTGTCAAATTCCCCTCAACAACTGACCATATACCAGTTTAACCTACCATTTGCATGAAgcaaatttttactttttaaatgaatgtgagACAAATAGTCTAGATCCAATGCATATGGATGGGTTGATTGGCAGTCACTGATGTCTGTTTATGAATGCTTCAAAGACATATTTTGTAAAGCTGCGGACATGTTCCAATGTCCAGCCAAATATTGAACATGCTGGGTATATTTTGTAGAGTTTTTAACTGAGATCAGAGCTGCTGGAAGCTGAATAcaactaacaaacacacaacaagcAAGATGGAGAGCAGAAGATACAGTCCAGCTGGACTAAGGAATTTATGTCGTGCAAGTTTcaaaacagagcagagagatGAATGGCATATTGAGAAATTAGTAGCTCTCCTCAGGAAAGCCAAAAAGATTACATCCATAAGAGGTGCTTATATCACAGTGAAATGCGTTAATGACAAAAGATAATAAGCGAGATTGTGTAGCTTCTTAATAAAGATCAATTACATAAACTGAGATTAAAGTGAACATAATCTGAGAAAGTATCACTTTTTCTCAGCTCGAGAGCCTAAACTGTTGCTTGTCTAAGGTAACTACTAACTCAAAAACTCTGAAACCTTTGTCTCTAGATGGCAACTGCATGCTCTCTATGTGAGGacacatattttacttttaaccaCTTTCTGAAAGGAATaaggagagaaataaaaacaccaccATAGAAACTAAAGCTCCACTCTTTGTTAATGTTTACATACaagctagcattagcattgATGCACAAGCAGTCACTAGCCTACATGAAGTGAGAAAAATAGGAGTTTAAAACTCCCGTGAGCCAATGCTTCAAATGTAAGGCAATGACTCATGGGGTTGTTCGTGAcctgtttattgatttttacaaCATGGCAGTCATTattgaatgaatggatggattatTGTGGAGTGTTTTATGTAGTTTCAATATTTTTGTTGCTGGCAATGTTTATTCAACAGTGGCAATTGACTGCCGCCATTAAAAGTTTCTCCAGCAATGAGGGAGTTTCTCCCAGTGTTAAATGTAAAGGTAATGTAATGTAAAGGTGAGCCAGTTAAAGACAAACATGGCATAATATCACTGTTGACATACATATTTGAAGTACTATAAGCCAAGAGTTTAGAATCTGGAAGGCAACTGATGCATTTACCAAGTAAGGGTTGTGTTCGCTCACACCTGGGTGTAGCCTTCTCTAATTTCTCCCATGGAAGTCTAAAACATTGTCATTCATTTGTCCTTTGTCTGCACTTGAAACTACAAATGTAGGTGTAATTGGAATCTGACACTTTCCCACGGTTTAACTGATCCAATTTAGAAATATAAGTAGATATCTCGCTTTCTTGAAAGAACAAGTGGTATTTCACCTCTACAATTATTATGATGCTTAGTTTTACTACTACATACAAACTTAAATATTGCATAGCTAATGCACTGGGCAAGCAGGCCTACTGTCATGATCCAGTTTAAAGTTGAGGTATTCATGAAAATACAATATAAAGAATGACTTGGACTacttgtgtgtgtatatatactgTACGCGATTGTATGTGTTGCACAGAATCCTTTAATCCCATATGGCATGCCACATATTGTGACAGTGGCTATCCCCGCCCACAGCTTTGATTTGGTGAGTGAAAAGATAATTATTTCACCTTTCACTTGAAATTCATTatcagagggagagagagacagataAATGACAGGTAATTGCTTTTCAGAGTCAACACCATTCTTCCCCAATATACCAGAGCAAGTGGGGAGCTGTGAGGAATAGAAAAAGAGCAGGTGAGAAAGGCGAGGCAGAGACAGAGTGGGGTGAATGAGAAGGAAGGGCTAATTTCCATAATGAAAAGGTAATAATTTGTGGTGTTAGTGTTAGTTTCAGGCGAGTGTCTATGGCATGTCAGTTCCTTGCTCGAGGTCATTGTGTGGTGCCAGCCATGCATACTAATTCGTTAACAAAAACCCGCATGGCCTGCCCCTTCTCGAGAATGTCAGTTTCGCCTTTCTCCCTTTCCTCTCTTCCATCCAATTCCATCAACACCCACTCTCTTCTCACTCCACACTTAGCttaatctttttctctttttcccacCACATTTCTTAATCATTTTCAAGATTTTGATGGTGATAAGAAATACAGCAATGAATTACGTGTGCTTCTGGAATCTCAAAAAGGctttgaaatattattttacgGTCACTCTGACCTGTTCCATTCTTATAGTGTAACAGAAggtgtttctttctctttgcacTTAACTCATAGACACCCAGAAGCACACAATCCCCTCAACCCAGCAACATGAATGATTTAGGAGAGTGCACATTGACTATCTGCCACCTGCCTTGGGCTCCGCTCAGGCCCACCTAGCTGCTGGCTCTGCATGTTAATGCCCAGTGGGTAGGGACTTGCATGTTAACATGGAGTGGGACACGAGGCTGGTTGACAGATTGACAGAGTAGACACTGTACACCTCCACTACTGGTTAAAAGGAGACGTCCAGACATCAAGGGAGCTCTGCCTCCAATTTGTTTTCTCGTGTTGGCTTGCATGTGTTGAGCAGAATTAGGCTTCCCCTGAATCACTAAAACGTAACTGTGTTTAAACCCAAGCTGTTTCTGAATGGTATGGAAATGTCAAGTGAAAGCACAACACAACTATCTTAGTAAattgaaaaaaggttttgtcctttttttttacaacaaaagaaaataacctttttaaCAAATGCTTTTCGGGAAGAACTGATTGCTGCTGTTGCTATGTGACTAATGGAAACATGTTTGAAGTGCACTTCCTTTTTGCTAGCTAAAAGTTTGCCTGTTTTTCTACTCCCAGCACAGTGAGCCCTCGTCACATGCTAAAGCCTCATTGCTGCAAGAAGTAAAGAGCATCATTGCACCATTTCTGCTgtaaacagcaggaagaagtTTTTTGTGTTGGGTCACTCATGGGAACGATGAATCATGGAGCAAGAAAAGAACATACGAGGGTTGAAGAGTTATTAACTCTGTAACTGCTGTGcattttacacattaaaaaggAAGTGGCTGTGGTAAAGCATTTACACTCTTGTTGATGACATTAAAgtgatggttcagatcttttgaagtggggttaaatagttattaaagttaaagttaaacagTTAATGTTTTACATGCTTTTAATAGCTTTTCGGACATCAGAAATCAGTTTCTGACAAGAATGTcaaactaacagctagtcttTATGGGGCCTGGGACCAAAATGGaatgctgctgtcttaaaactaCTCCAATCATGCAAATACTTCTTTTAATATAAATCTTTACATGACCATCAGTTATGTGTTAGACAGTTATTTATGTAGAATTATATGgatggttatttgcaaatacAAATAGTAGCAgaaacagctagctgtagcgcttgagactcaactctttcttcagactgaagtcattaaaatagctatctacaacaattaaaaaagctatctacaacaggtaaaatatattaattgttCGTAGCTTTTTCACATACCGAaacatcaaaagatctgaactattgctttaagttttGCATACGTTCACACAAGATCTAAGGTTAAAAAGAGCACTTGTACACAAGCGGCACACGTTCATTATTCTGTCTGTAAAGAAGAGCATCATATGCTATAGTTTAAGTTGTCCTaaattgcttctttttaaaactaaataaaatgtgtatttagaATCTTGTAAGAAAATAGGAGCTGTGAGTGTGTAATGAcaatttaaatctaatttaatcCTTCAACACACATTCACTTGGATACATTTTAGCTCCTTATGCATATATCATTTtgctttgaattgttttttattctttagtttctGTGCTGAGCTGATGTGTGTAGTTGTGGCATCTCAGTTTAGACAGCAAGGGAAGGTAATTGAAATTCCTTGTATGCATGTGGTCACTTTTTACCCattaatttttgtttccaaCTCACTTGCTTTTCTAAATAGACTCCATTCTCTCTCAATAGAAAAATGTGCTTGAAGAATATTAATGTGTAGCTCACAGTCGATTTTAGGATGGTGAGTacaatttagattttctttttttatttaatcaaactgaCTTCACGTTGAGAAGTTGAAGGCTTTTGCATTGGCAATGCCCCTTTTTTAGTGACAAATGGATGCTTGGTATTGTTGGCTCATACATAAATtccactttttatgttttagctgtCTAACATGGGAGCCGATCAATCTGTTCTTCAAGAAATATTGatctaatatttgtaaaaacaagtcTTCAATCAAGTGTAGAGTTTTTAAGTCTTGAGGTAACATATAATACATAAACTTGGATTCAAAACATGGTATCAGGGTCTACTGTGCAAGGTGtatctgattctgattctgattctgtttaACCAGAATGGGATTTTGTAGAGTTGTTTTCTGACGCAAATATCCTCTTCTATCCACCTCCTTATACCACTCAGGCGTGCTAAAATAAGTGAAACGTAGGTGAGGACAGCTACAGGATTTGATCATTCTTATTTGGAGGAGAATTGTGCTGTTTGCATATCACTAACATTTTCAGCATTCTTCTGTGACATCCGTTTTTGCCATAGGTGTGGGGGGAGTTGGATGACTCACCAAAACAAATTTCCTGTCCCCACGACATTATCAACTTTTGAATTTTCAGTCGCTAATGTGGATGAGAAATCCGCTGTATTAGTCATCGCATGTCCCCTGTAACTTAAAGCAGACAAGCATGACTGCTAATTCAGGCACCGAGGCAAGTGCATCTTCCTTGACTGAAGCTGACATCTACTATGGTGTTTGACAAGACAGTGCAGTTAAGCACTGGACGGGACCATGACATTTTGTAATGGACTGTACATAGCATGTCTGCAAACAATCCATAAATGTATGCACATCAACAAAATCCATTTTCAGTGAATGGTTATGATGTAAGTGAGTTGTGACAGGAGCAAAgcagagttttaatttttacaaaataaacaacactcAGTGCAGTTCCTCTCCTAAACATTAGGTGTtgctacagtaaaaaaaaatctacagagcAGGAGTAGCACTAGAAGAAGTCACAGAGGAAGTACAATTTTCATGCATAAAACTGCAGTTTAACTTGATTATTGTTGCTCTTTTTGAAGTTAAGACCTGCatgcaaaacctttttattgttttaatgacagTATTCAAAATGATACTCttgctatttttaaattatggtATTACTGTAGTTCTGTCCAATAGAAGTGTGAATTTCCACCTACATGTGCGAGAACAAATGATGAAAGAGTATTGCCATTTATCTAATGGTTAACATatcctgtttttttagtttttgcttttgtttttgatgttgttgtctTTAATCAACgtggttaaaaataatttaaaaacaataagtcTTATCCTCTCAAAGGAATATGCAAAATGCTGTAAATGCAGGGGTGCAAcatctaaatttatttatagtgTTTATCTTAAGTAGACAGCTCTCGTTTTACATAATTTCCTTCCAGGTCTACAGACACCACATAGACTGAATATGTGAAAGAGAGAAGGTCCAAGAGAGAGGGGAAACAGATAAATATAGAAAGACTTCCAGTGTTTTCTTGTTGGGCACTGAGGCATGGATAAATATTCTTCTAACAATAAGTGGAGGCGACAGAGGTTGTCTGAGAGCGTGCCTCAACTCTGCTCCTTTCCTCCGTTCTgctcttctcttttctcctcctgaTCCAGGTCTATTGTATTCTCATGGATGCCATGTTAAGAGTCAGCAGCAAAAAGCATATTTGCTTTTTCTTATgcaaaaattgtaatttttcatCCTAGAAATTGTATAATTGGGCCAGAAATGCTTGATACTTGATTCTCTGCTTTTGTTGAAACTAAATATTATAGGTGGTTGAAACTTGCTTGGAAAATATTTTACCTATAGTGGTTCTTATTTTtaggtcattttgttttttattcgtTCTAATGTAAACGATTGAGCCCATTAGCTCTGAACCCTCTCTATGAACAGCACCCACTTTGCACAATACAATATTCAGTTGCCACAAcagctgctctgttttattgttgatttcACTTGTGTGCAGCAAAGACATGGACACTGACAATTCCCctttgacag belongs to Kryptolebias marmoratus isolate JLee-2015 linkage group LG13, ASM164957v2, whole genome shotgun sequence and includes:
- the cebpb gene encoding CCAAT/enhancer-binding protein beta, coding for MEVAGLYEEGSFAIHGRDGFLGPSYWRLGDSMTELGLEERERAIDFSVYLDPSALHCPQQQQQQPPPPPGDAFSDFLGDNKLKRAAAFQTYKNYSLLTELEAGHCDHPREPRGEPYALGYPELQETRVDSVLGPELAAHRYRPSAAAAVSAERDDSQEDAKMENGSSGYEMRYLHYQSTSGSLGNISTASSTCSSPPGTPAPSGKGRSPSHGGKAPGGKAKKRLDKDSDEYRQRRERNNLAVRKSRDKAKLRNLETQHKVLELAAENDRLQKRVEQLSRELATLRNLLSATGQC